A stretch of Crossiella cryophila DNA encodes these proteins:
- a CDS encoding AAA family ATPase, whose product MLRTLAIENYRSLRHLVLPLRQLNLVTGANGSGKSSLYRALRLLADAARNGAVTALAREGGLQSTLWAGPAVIGRGVREGRYPVQGTVRTEPVGLRLGFAGDDFGYSLDLGLPQPGRTAFALDPEIKGEAVWRGPVYKQSGLFAERSNGAVLLRGASGAWGEDTFRIRPYDSLLSEFTDPRVAPEVMVLRERIRSWRFYDHFRTDAEAPARQARLGTRTPVLSQDGADLAAAVQTITEIGDTDVLDLAIEDAFPGSQVTVEHSDGRFELSLRQHGLLRPLRAAELSDGTLRYLLWVAALLSPRIPELFVLNEPETSLHPDLLPSLARLIVTAAKNTQVVVVSHARPLIAAIEAGAEETGTDLGAVRLVKDLGETTIEGQGRLDQPSWHWPKR is encoded by the coding sequence GTGCTCCGAACGCTCGCGATCGAGAACTACCGCTCCCTGCGCCACCTGGTGCTGCCGTTGCGCCAGCTCAACCTGGTCACCGGCGCCAACGGCAGTGGCAAGTCCAGCCTGTACCGGGCGTTACGGCTGCTGGCCGACGCCGCCCGCAACGGCGCGGTCACCGCGCTGGCCAGGGAGGGCGGGTTGCAGTCCACGCTGTGGGCCGGGCCGGCGGTGATCGGGCGGGGCGTGCGCGAGGGCCGGTACCCGGTGCAGGGCACGGTGCGCACGGAGCCGGTCGGGTTGCGGCTGGGCTTCGCCGGGGACGACTTCGGATACTCGCTGGACCTGGGCCTGCCGCAGCCGGGGCGGACCGCGTTCGCGCTGGACCCGGAGATCAAGGGCGAGGCGGTGTGGCGGGGGCCGGTGTACAAGCAGAGCGGGCTGTTCGCCGAGCGGAGCAACGGCGCGGTGCTGCTGCGCGGGGCGAGTGGGGCCTGGGGCGAGGACACCTTCCGGATCCGGCCGTATGACAGCCTGCTCAGCGAGTTCACCGATCCGCGGGTGGCGCCGGAGGTGATGGTGCTGCGTGAGCGGATCCGGTCCTGGCGGTTCTACGACCACTTCCGCACCGACGCCGAGGCCCCCGCCCGGCAGGCCCGCCTGGGCACCCGCACCCCGGTGCTCAGCCAGGACGGCGCGGACCTGGCCGCCGCGGTGCAGACGATCACCGAGATCGGCGACACCGACGTGCTGGACCTGGCCATCGAGGACGCCTTCCCCGGTTCGCAGGTGACGGTCGAGCACTCGGACGGGCGGTTCGAGCTGTCGCTGCGGCAGCACGGGCTGCTGCGGCCGTTGCGCGCGGCCGAGCTGTCCGACGGCACCCTGCGCTACCTGCTGTGGGTGGCCGCGCTGCTCAGCCCGCGCATCCCGGAGCTGTTCGTGCTCAACGAGCCCGAGACCAGCCTGCACCCCGATCTGCTGCCCTCACTGGCCCGGCTGATCGTCACCGCGGCGAAGAACACCCAGGTCGTGGTGGTCTCGCACGCCCGGCCGCTGATCGCCGCGATCGAGGCCGGCGCCGAGGAGACGGGCACCGACCTAGGCGCGGTGCGGCTGGTCAAGGACCTGGGGGAGACCACGATCGAGGGACAGGGCCGCCTGGACCAGCCGTCCTGGCACTGGCCCAAGCGGTAG
- a CDS encoding 3-hydroxyacyl-CoA dehydrogenase family protein codes for MATTTSATRLTVLGAGTMGAGISALAIGHGVPVTLVDVSAAVLDRARASIGHQLRLARLMDALPHGRATAELRTALTLDSAAEADVVIEAITEDPAVKAKVLAEVSALTRPGTPLVSNTSGIPIDELAGSALRPGELVGTHFMNPPYLIGMAEVVRGPRTAPEVLARVQTLLSVLGRRTVVVGDSPGFVTSRLLHPMINDAARIVGAGTASAEDVDTLMQGCLGHPTGPLRTADLIGLDNLADALAVLAERTGNPGYQPCETLLAHVRAGRLGRKSGQGFYDYGEAQP; via the coding sequence TTGGCCACAACCACATCCGCCACCCGGCTCACCGTGCTCGGAGCTGGCACCATGGGCGCGGGCATCAGCGCGCTGGCGATCGGGCACGGCGTCCCGGTCACCCTGGTCGACGTCTCGGCAGCGGTGCTCGACCGGGCAAGGGCGAGCATCGGGCATCAGCTGCGGCTGGCCCGGCTGATGGACGCGCTGCCGCACGGGCGCGCCACCGCCGAACTACGCACCGCCCTGACCCTGGACTCCGCGGCCGAGGCCGATGTGGTGATCGAGGCGATCACCGAGGATCCGGCGGTCAAGGCCAAGGTGCTCGCCGAGGTCTCCGCGCTGACCCGGCCCGGCACCCCGTTGGTGTCCAACACCTCCGGCATCCCGATCGACGAGCTGGCGGGCTCGGCGCTGCGGCCGGGCGAGCTGGTCGGCACCCACTTCATGAACCCGCCGTACCTGATCGGCATGGCCGAGGTGGTGCGCGGCCCGCGCACCGCGCCCGAGGTGCTGGCCAGGGTGCAGACACTGCTGTCGGTGCTGGGCAGGCGCACGGTGGTGGTCGGGGACTCCCCCGGCTTCGTCACCAGCCGCCTGCTGCACCCGATGATCAACGACGCGGCCCGGATCGTCGGCGCGGGCACCGCATCGGCCGAGGACGTGGACACGCTGATGCAGGGCTGTCTCGGCCATCCGACCGGGCCACTGCGCACCGCGGACCTGATCGGTCTGGACAACCTCGCCGACGCGCTGGCCGTACTGGCCGAGCGCACCGGCAACCCGGGCTACCAGCCCTGCGAGACCCTGCTCGCACACGTGCGCGCGGGCCGACTGGGCCGCAAGAGCGGCCAGGGATTCTACGACTACGGAGAGGCGCAGCCGTGA
- a CDS encoding phosphopantetheine-binding protein — translation MSTEHNAKTVASELTAHLAAALKTTVAPDHDLFASGLVSSMFAMQLVVHLEGTYGVAIVGGDLKLDNFRTVDRMTELVLRLRQAEPVSDRA, via the coding sequence GTGAGCACCGAGCACAACGCGAAGACCGTCGCGTCGGAACTGACCGCGCACCTGGCGGCCGCACTCAAGACCACGGTGGCCCCCGACCACGACCTGTTCGCCTCCGGACTGGTCTCCTCCATGTTCGCCATGCAGCTGGTGGTGCACCTGGAGGGGACCTACGGGGTGGCGATCGTGGGCGGCGACCTGAAGCTGGACAACTTCCGCACGGTGGACCGGATGACCGAGCTGGTGCTGCGGTTGCGGCAGGCCGAGCCGGTGAGCGACCGTGCCTGA
- a CDS encoding dihydrofolate reductase family protein, producing the protein MRKLYLSIMTTLDGFAAGPDGKLDWIMVEDPEMAELMAEQLRGIDAMIFGHTAYRDLAGYWMDGPTEKPVDREHTRLMNSITKLVLSRGEPELHWQPARRIGADLAAEIAELKSAPGKDIAVFAGPETARALASFVDEYRLLVYPVLLGAGRPVFRPAPEALEFLDSREFSASGVVQLRYRPVR; encoded by the coding sequence ATGCGGAAGCTGTATCTGTCGATCATGACGACCCTGGACGGGTTCGCGGCCGGGCCGGACGGCAAGCTGGACTGGATCATGGTGGAGGATCCGGAGATGGCCGAGTTGATGGCCGAGCAGTTGCGCGGGATCGACGCGATGATCTTCGGGCACACCGCGTACCGGGATCTGGCCGGGTACTGGATGGACGGGCCGACCGAGAAGCCGGTGGACCGCGAGCACACCCGGCTGATGAACTCGATCACCAAGCTGGTGCTCTCCCGCGGCGAGCCGGAGCTGCACTGGCAGCCCGCGCGACGGATCGGCGCGGACCTGGCGGCCGAGATCGCGGAGCTGAAATCCGCGCCGGGCAAGGACATCGCGGTGTTCGCCGGGCCGGAGACCGCCCGCGCACTGGCGTCCTTTGTGGACGAATACCGGCTGCTGGTCTACCCGGTGCTGCTGGGTGCGGGGCGACCGGTGTTCCGGCCGGCCCCGGAGGCGCTGGAGTTCCTTGACAGCCGGGAGTTCAGCGCCTCCGGGGTGGTGCAGCTCAGGTATCGGCCGGTGCGCTGA
- a CDS encoding HAD-IIIC family phosphatase yields the protein MSTVKCLVWDLDNTLWNGTLLEGDDVGVSEELRTVIKTLDARGILQSVASKNDHDLAWAKLEELGLADYFLLPRIGWQAKSVSVREIAERLRFAEGTIAFIDDQPTERAEVNHHLPAVRCYPAEAAAGLAELPEFTPATITADSRRRREMYDAGFKREAGQAEFAGSDQDFLRSLELRMDIGRADAAELARVEELTLRTSQMNATGVHYSDETLRGLIADPRHEVLTATLADRFGPHGAIGVLLLRTGPAAWHLKLLATSCRVVSFGAGAVILNWLADQAARNGVHLVADFRRTERNRMMEIAYRFAGFSTDPCVCLSTVEPSTLDGLERLHLVPARQPAPATMRLRAPELAGRVGTA from the coding sequence ATGTCGACGGTGAAGTGCCTGGTGTGGGACCTGGACAACACCCTGTGGAACGGCACCCTGCTGGAGGGCGACGACGTCGGAGTCAGTGAGGAACTGCGCACGGTGATCAAGACCCTGGACGCCCGCGGCATCCTGCAGTCGGTGGCCAGCAAGAACGACCACGACCTGGCCTGGGCCAAGCTCGAGGAGCTGGGCCTGGCCGACTACTTCCTGCTGCCGCGGATCGGCTGGCAGGCCAAATCGGTGTCGGTGCGCGAGATCGCCGAGCGGCTGCGCTTCGCCGAGGGCACCATCGCCTTCATCGACGACCAGCCGACCGAACGGGCCGAGGTCAACCACCACCTGCCCGCGGTGCGCTGCTACCCGGCCGAGGCCGCGGCGGGCCTGGCGGAGCTGCCCGAGTTCACCCCGGCGACGATCACCGCGGACTCCCGCCGCCGCCGCGAGATGTACGACGCGGGCTTCAAACGGGAGGCCGGGCAGGCCGAGTTCGCCGGCTCGGACCAGGACTTCCTGCGCTCGCTGGAACTGCGGATGGACATCGGCCGGGCGGACGCGGCCGAGCTGGCCAGGGTGGAGGAGCTGACCCTGCGCACCAGCCAGATGAACGCCACCGGCGTGCACTACTCCGATGAGACCCTGCGCGGGCTGATCGCCGATCCGCGGCACGAGGTGCTCACCGCCACCCTGGCCGACCGGTTCGGCCCGCACGGCGCGATCGGCGTGCTGTTGCTGCGCACCGGTCCGGCGGCCTGGCACCTCAAGCTGCTGGCCACCTCCTGCCGGGTGGTCTCCTTCGGCGCGGGCGCGGTGATCCTGAACTGGCTGGCCGACCAGGCCGCGCGCAACGGGGTGCACCTGGTGGCCGACTTCCGGCGCACCGAGCGCAACCGGATGATGGAGATCGCCTACCGGTTCGCCGGTTTCAGCACCGACCCGTGCGTCTGTCTGTCCACAGTGGAACCGTCTACTTTGGACGGTTTGGAGCGCCTGCACCTGGTGCCTGCCCGGCAGCCCGCCCCGGCCACCATGCGACTGCGCGCGCCGGAGCTGGCCGGTCGTGTCGGCACCGCCTGA
- a CDS encoding HIT family protein, which translates to MSTLFSRIIAGELPGRFVWREAGVSAFLSIAPLRPGHTLVVPHAEVDRWTDAEPDLLGRCMAIAQVIGQGVQRAWEAPRAGLIVAGFEVPHMHVHVSPVWDMDDFDFARVEMEADGAKLDDAMHRLRVALRELGHEEHVPAD; encoded by the coding sequence ATGTCGACTTTGTTCTCTCGGATCATTGCGGGTGAGTTGCCTGGGCGGTTTGTGTGGCGGGAGGCGGGGGTCTCCGCGTTTTTGAGCATTGCGCCGTTGCGGCCGGGGCACACGCTGGTCGTGCCGCATGCCGAGGTTGATCGGTGGACGGATGCCGAGCCGGATCTGCTCGGTCGCTGTATGGCAATCGCACAGGTCATCGGGCAGGGTGTGCAGCGTGCGTGGGAGGCGCCGCGGGCTGGGCTGATCGTGGCCGGGTTCGAGGTGCCGCACATGCACGTGCATGTGTCGCCGGTGTGGGACATGGACGACTTCGACTTCGCGCGGGTAGAGATGGAAGCTGACGGCGCGAAGCTGGACGACGCTATGCACCGGCTGCGGGTGGCCCTGCGCGAGCTGGGTCACGAGGAACACGTGCCCGCCGACTAG
- a CDS encoding acyl-CoA dehydrogenase family protein: protein MPEQLAAECARVAGLVGDEAEAWDLAGELPEKILDELGARGLLCAQVPATYGGLGFSSRDNGELTAFTGSLCSSLRSVMTSQGMAAWTVQRLGDAAQRRHFLPRLTAGARAAVGFSEPGAGSDLSTMDTEIRLDGDSVVLDGQKVWMTAAAYADLLVIVGRFGADGAAVVVPRTAPGVTVEPVADPLGCRAAGHADVRLDQVRLPVDHLLGGGGQPLSLLVTTALAYGRMSVAWGCAGIVRACRDAAVRHARGRVQFGVPLAEHQLVARHLAELLVAEQIATRACEHASDCWDRGSPEQVVATVLAKHVSAARAAEAASTAVQVLASAGARDGHVVARAHRDAKLMELIEGSTEICQLILAGHALATVS from the coding sequence GTGCCTGAGCAACTGGCCGCGGAATGCGCCAGGGTGGCCGGACTGGTCGGGGACGAGGCCGAGGCCTGGGACCTGGCCGGGGAACTGCCGGAGAAGATCCTGGACGAACTGGGGGCCAGGGGCCTGCTCTGCGCGCAGGTGCCCGCGACCTACGGCGGACTCGGTTTCTCCAGCAGGGACAACGGCGAGCTGACCGCGTTCACCGGCAGCCTGTGCAGTTCGCTGCGCAGTGTGATGACCTCCCAGGGCATGGCGGCCTGGACCGTCCAGCGGCTCGGCGATGCCGCGCAGCGACGGCACTTCCTGCCCCGGCTGACCGCGGGCGCTCGCGCGGCGGTCGGTTTCAGCGAGCCCGGCGCGGGCAGCGATCTGTCCACTATGGACACCGAGATCCGGCTGGACGGGGACTCGGTGGTGCTGGACGGGCAGAAGGTGTGGATGACCGCGGCCGCCTACGCCGACCTGCTGGTGATCGTCGGCCGCTTCGGCGCGGACGGGGCCGCGGTCGTGGTGCCCCGCACCGCGCCCGGCGTCACGGTGGAGCCGGTGGCCGATCCGCTGGGCTGTCGCGCCGCCGGGCACGCCGATGTGCGCCTGGACCAGGTCCGGCTGCCCGTCGACCACCTGCTCGGCGGTGGCGGGCAACCGTTGTCGCTACTGGTGACCACCGCGCTGGCCTACGGCCGGATGTCGGTGGCCTGGGGCTGCGCCGGGATCGTGCGGGCCTGCCGGGACGCCGCGGTGCGGCACGCCCGCGGCCGGGTCCAGTTCGGCGTGCCACTGGCCGAGCACCAGCTGGTGGCCCGGCACCTGGCCGAACTGCTGGTGGCCGAGCAGATCGCGACCAGGGCGTGTGAGCACGCCAGCGACTGCTGGGACCGCGGCTCGCCGGAACAGGTGGTCGCCACCGTGCTGGCCAAGCACGTCAGCGCGGCCAGGGCGGCCGAGGCCGCCTCCACCGCGGTACAGGTGCTGGCCTCGGCCGGGGCCAGGGACGGGCATGTGGTCGCCCGCGCGCACCGCGACGCGAAGCTGATGGAGCTGATCGAGGGCAGCACCGAGATCTGCCAGCTGATCCTGGCCGGCCACGCGCTGGCCACGGTGTCCTGA
- a CDS encoding SDR family oxidoreductase, which produces MRIDGAVALVTGANRGIGRAFVEGLLARGATKVYAGARDPKSVEVTDPRIVPVALDVTDHAQVAQLAATADDVTIVVNNAGVVAGPSLLEGSLAGARQEFEVNTLGTWAVAKAFAPVLAAHGGGVLVNMLSVASWLAIDAAPGYAASKAAQWSISNSLRLGLRGQGTHVLNVHCGYVDTEFSKAVPFEKITAATVAEEALDGLTAGAEEVLVDEISKAVKAALPNDLATLYSVSHDQAIQRRW; this is translated from the coding sequence ATGCGGATCGACGGTGCGGTAGCCCTGGTGACCGGAGCGAACCGAGGCATCGGCCGGGCCTTCGTCGAGGGCCTGCTCGCCCGCGGCGCGACCAAGGTCTACGCCGGGGCCCGGGACCCGAAATCAGTCGAGGTCACCGACCCCCGGATCGTCCCGGTCGCCCTCGACGTCACCGACCACGCCCAGGTCGCCCAGCTCGCCGCGACCGCGGACGACGTCACGATCGTGGTCAACAACGCGGGGGTGGTCGCCGGGCCGAGCCTGCTCGAAGGCTCACTCGCCGGCGCGCGGCAGGAGTTCGAGGTCAACACGCTGGGCACCTGGGCGGTGGCCAAGGCGTTCGCGCCGGTGCTGGCCGCGCACGGCGGCGGCGTGCTGGTGAACATGCTGTCCGTCGCGTCCTGGCTGGCCATCGACGCCGCGCCCGGCTACGCCGCGAGCAAGGCCGCCCAGTGGTCGATCTCCAACTCGCTGCGGCTGGGCCTGCGCGGACAGGGCACGCACGTGCTCAACGTGCACTGCGGCTACGTGGACACCGAGTTCAGCAAGGCGGTGCCGTTCGAGAAGATCACCGCCGCGACGGTGGCCGAGGAAGCCCTCGACGGTCTGACCGCGGGTGCAGAGGAGGTGCTGGTGGACGAGATCAGCAAGGCGGTCAAGGCCGCCCTGCCCAACGACCTGGCCACCCTCTACTCCGTCTCACACGACCAGGCGATCCAGCGCCGCTGGTGA
- the secA2 gene encoding accessory Sec system translocase SecA2 → MFWKLLRGKAERARTRSAKLVTASGAHAEWAAGFTDAELTAAAAEHVDDLLKFLAVAREAADRALGERPFDEQLLGAARLLAGDVVEMATGEGKTLSGAIAAAAFALRGRSVHVVSVNDYLARRDAEWMAPLYALFGVTVGWVGSVSTKAERREAYAAQVTYAPVSEIGFDLLRDRLATSVAALVAPENDVAIVDEADSVLVDEARVPLVLAGAAEGVAPSRSITELVRTLRPGVDFTGDQEGRNVALTDVGAAVVEASLEIDLYSEEHISSTLTLVNLALHARVLLIKDVHYLVKDGQVHLINESRGRVANLQRWPDGLQAAVEAKEGLAPSESGEVLDTMTVQGLIRRYKTVCGMTGTAVVAAEQLQTFYNLEVAKIPPHRPFVRVDEPDRLFDTVEEKETAIVEHVLEVHATGQPILLGTLDVAESERLADRLRAAGVECTVLNAKNDAKEAAIIAEAGTYGTVTVSTQMAGRGTDIRLGGADQHDAERVRETGGLYVIGTGRQLSRRLDDQLRGRAGRQGDPGRSVFFVSLTDELVLRYGPVRNPKMIDHLQRVADAEMLTTHSNTWRYNQLLEHQRDQLAKDRDEVLRTDRALKDLEGPAAERLKELRAEDIPEEVLEETARRVTLHHMDRCWADHLALLAELRETIHLRALARENPLDEFHRVAIPAFRQDLPAELTARTVETFDAVPITAEGADLPAAGIIRPTSTWTYMVQDNPSGSELTRSIDGIAKLVRRRSGGKVSAPADT, encoded by the coding sequence ATGTTCTGGAAGCTGCTGCGTGGGAAGGCTGAGCGGGCGCGGACCCGGTCGGCCAAGCTGGTCACGGCCTCGGGCGCGCACGCGGAGTGGGCGGCCGGGTTCACCGACGCCGAGCTGACCGCGGCCGCCGCCGAACACGTCGACGACCTGCTGAAGTTCCTCGCTGTCGCCAGGGAGGCCGCCGACCGCGCCCTGGGTGAGCGGCCCTTTGACGAGCAGTTGCTCGGGGCGGCCCGGCTGCTGGCCGGGGACGTGGTGGAGATGGCCACCGGTGAGGGCAAGACCCTGTCGGGGGCCATCGCCGCGGCGGCGTTCGCGCTGCGTGGGCGTTCGGTGCACGTGGTCTCGGTCAACGACTACCTGGCCCGGCGGGACGCGGAGTGGATGGCGCCGCTCTACGCGTTGTTCGGGGTCACGGTCGGTTGGGTGGGGTCGGTGTCCACCAAGGCCGAGCGGCGGGAGGCCTACGCCGCCCAGGTCACCTACGCGCCGGTCAGTGAGATCGGGTTCGACCTGTTGCGCGATCGGCTGGCCACCTCGGTGGCGGCACTGGTCGCGCCGGAGAACGATGTCGCGATCGTGGACGAGGCCGATTCGGTGCTGGTGGACGAGGCCCGGGTGCCGCTGGTGCTCGCGGGCGCGGCCGAGGGTGTGGCGCCGTCGCGGTCGATCACCGAGCTGGTGCGCACGCTGCGCCCTGGGGTGGACTTCACCGGGGATCAGGAGGGGCGCAATGTCGCGCTCACCGATGTCGGCGCGGCCGTGGTCGAGGCCTCGCTGGAGATCGACCTCTACTCCGAGGAGCACATCTCCAGCACGCTGACCCTGGTCAACCTGGCGCTGCACGCCAGGGTCTTGCTGATCAAGGACGTGCACTACCTGGTCAAGGACGGGCAGGTGCACCTGATCAACGAGTCCCGCGGCCGGGTGGCCAACCTGCAGCGCTGGCCGGACGGCCTGCAGGCCGCGGTGGAGGCCAAGGAGGGTCTGGCGCCGAGTGAGTCCGGCGAGGTGCTGGACACCATGACCGTGCAGGGCCTGATCCGCCGGTACAAGACCGTCTGCGGCATGACCGGCACCGCCGTGGTCGCCGCCGAACAGCTCCAGACCTTCTACAACCTCGAGGTCGCCAAGATCCCGCCGCACCGGCCGTTCGTGCGGGTGGACGAGCCGGACCGCCTCTTCGACACCGTCGAGGAGAAGGAGACCGCGATCGTCGAGCACGTCCTGGAAGTGCACGCCACCGGCCAGCCGATCCTGCTCGGCACCCTGGACGTGGCCGAATCCGAGCGGCTGGCCGACCGGCTGCGCGCGGCCGGCGTCGAGTGCACGGTGCTCAACGCCAAGAACGACGCCAAGGAAGCCGCGATCATCGCCGAGGCCGGCACCTACGGCACGGTCACCGTGTCCACCCAGATGGCCGGGCGCGGCACCGACATCCGGCTGGGCGGCGCGGACCAGCACGACGCCGAACGGGTCCGGGAGACCGGCGGCCTCTACGTCATCGGCACCGGCCGCCAGCTCAGCCGCCGCCTGGACGACCAGCTCCGCGGCCGGGCGGGCCGGCAGGGCGACCCCGGCCGCTCGGTGTTCTTCGTCAGCCTCACCGACGAGCTGGTGCTGCGCTACGGACCGGTGCGCAACCCCAAGATGATCGACCACCTGCAGCGGGTGGCCGACGCGGAGATGCTCACCACGCACAGCAACACCTGGCGCTACAACCAGCTCCTGGAACACCAGCGCGACCAGCTGGCCAAGGACCGCGACGAGGTGCTGCGCACCGACCGGGCGCTCAAGGACCTGGAGGGGCCCGCCGCCGAGCGGCTCAAGGAACTGCGCGCCGAGGACATCCCGGAGGAGGTGCTGGAGGAGACCGCCCGCCGGGTCACCCTGCACCACATGGACCGCTGCTGGGCCGACCACCTCGCCCTGCTCGCCGAACTCCGCGAGACCATCCACCTGCGCGCGCTGGCCCGCGAGAACCCGCTCGACGAGTTCCACCGGGTGGCCATCCCGGCCTTCCGCCAGGACCTCCCGGCCGAGCTGACCGCGCGCACCGTGGAGACCTTCGACGCGGTGCCGATCACCGCCGAGGGCGCCGATCTGCCCGCGGCCGGGATCATCCGCCCCACCTCCACCTGGACCTACATGGTGCAGGACAACCCCAGCGGCTCCGAGCTGACCCGCTCCATCGACGGCATCGCCAAACTGGTGCGCCGCCGCTCCGGCGGGAAGGTCAGCGCACCGGCCGATACCTGA
- a CDS encoding O-methyltransferase: MATQIEASTEILEYVRAVSSREDDILRELREETSALPGGGAMQVLAEEGQLLGLLARLTGAREVLEIGTFTGYSTLCLARALPPGGRVVTLDITDRWPNFGAAYWRRAGVEDRIELRVGPALDTLAGLLAERGPGTVDLVFIDADKANYVHYYEAALELVRPGGLILVDNTLFFGRVLDPAAQDPDTLAIRELNLLLRDDERVDISLLPVADGLTLARKRD; the protein is encoded by the coding sequence TTGGCAACCCAGATCGAGGCTTCAACCGAAATTCTGGAATACGTCCGCGCGGTTTCTTCGCGGGAGGACGACATCCTGCGGGAGCTGCGCGAGGAGACCTCGGCGCTGCCCGGGGGCGGGGCCATGCAGGTGCTCGCGGAGGAGGGCCAGCTGCTCGGCCTGCTGGCCAGGCTGACCGGCGCGCGGGAGGTGCTGGAGATCGGCACCTTCACCGGCTACAGCACGCTCTGCCTGGCCAGGGCGCTGCCGCCGGGCGGGCGGGTCGTGACCCTGGACATCACCGACCGCTGGCCCAACTTCGGCGCGGCGTACTGGCGGCGGGCCGGGGTCGAGGACCGGATCGAGCTGCGGGTGGGCCCGGCGCTGGACACGCTGGCCGGACTGCTCGCCGAACGCGGTCCCGGCACGGTTGACCTGGTGTTCATCGACGCCGACAAGGCCAACTACGTGCACTACTACGAGGCGGCGCTGGAACTGGTGCGACCCGGCGGGCTGATCCTGGTGGACAACACGCTGTTCTTCGGCCGGGTGCTCGACCCCGCGGCGCAGGACCCGGACACCCTGGCCATCCGGGAGCTGAACCTGCTGCTCCGGGACGACGAGCGGGTGGACATCTCGCTGCTGCCGGTGGCCGACGGGCTGACCCTGGCCCGCAAGCGGGACTGA